Proteins encoded within one genomic window of Lactococcus garvieae:
- a CDS encoding MDR family MFS transporter, with amino-acid sequence MKEFWGLHPTIKIRLVMNFLGALCFSTVGGSMTIYYNKYMGAGITGLLLIVSSVMVFLVGLYAGHLTDIKGRRPVMLFSTAITALGAALATFANSSFYFNPWVTFLGFLIVNFGFGFFNTASQAMIVDLTTSENRRTVYSIQYWIINFAIMIGSGLSGWFFRDYLVWLLLVITIEEILSFIVVLFWIDESFDPEKKQEKKTPNIIQAYFFVAKDTVFMSYLFASVFIAMIFNQIDYYLPVHLSDSFSTTRILGFELYGQRMLTLFLLINTLIIVFFMSKMNHLTKNWSRRTGIGLGIILQGLGFIIAFLGHNLTWEVTAAVVATLGEMILVPFSQALRADLMEGEHVGTYTGAFSVTQPVAAVLSGVLVSLSAIYGNVGMALIMVVIILLGIVPSLRAIRMHEAL; translated from the coding sequence ATGAAAGAATTTTGGGGGCTTCATCCGACGATAAAAATTCGTCTGGTGATGAACTTTTTAGGAGCACTTTGTTTTAGCACGGTTGGTGGATCAATGACCATCTACTATAATAAATATATGGGAGCAGGAATAACAGGACTCTTGCTCATCGTAAGTTCAGTTATGGTTTTTTTGGTGGGGCTTTATGCTGGTCACTTAACGGATATTAAAGGCCGTCGCCCCGTGATGCTCTTTTCAACCGCTATTACAGCACTAGGGGCCGCGCTGGCGACCTTTGCTAACTCTAGCTTTTATTTTAATCCCTGGGTAACATTTTTGGGGTTTTTGATTGTGAATTTTGGCTTCGGTTTTTTTAATACTGCAAGTCAGGCAATGATTGTCGATCTGACAACAAGTGAAAATAGACGGACAGTTTACAGTATCCAATACTGGATTATCAACTTTGCTATCATGATTGGCTCAGGACTCTCTGGTTGGTTTTTCCGAGATTATCTGGTTTGGCTTTTGCTCGTGATTACTATTGAAGAAATCTTAAGTTTCATCGTGGTGCTCTTTTGGATAGATGAGTCATTTGATCCTGAAAAGAAACAAGAGAAAAAAACACCGAATATTATCCAAGCTTATTTCTTCGTGGCTAAAGATACTGTCTTTATGTCTTATCTTTTTGCATCGGTCTTTATTGCTATGATTTTTAATCAAATTGATTATTATTTGCCTGTTCACTTAAGTGATAGTTTCTCTACGACTAGAATTTTAGGATTCGAACTCTATGGTCAAAGAATGCTGACTCTTTTTCTCCTCATCAACACCTTGATTATTGTGTTTTTTATGAGTAAAATGAATCACTTAACTAAGAATTGGTCGCGCCGTACCGGTATTGGTTTAGGTATCATTTTACAAGGTCTGGGTTTTATTATTGCCTTCTTAGGACATAACTTAACTTGGGAGGTGACTGCGGCAGTAGTCGCTACCCTAGGAGAAATGATTCTTGTACCATTTTCACAAGCGTTGAGAGCCGATCTCATGGAAGGCGAGCATGTTGGAACTTATACAGGAGCTTTTTCGGTCACCCAACCTGTAGCGGCAGTACTTTCAGGAGTACTGGTATCTTTATCAGCCATTTATGGTAATGTAGGTATGGCTCTAATCATGGTGGTTATCATTCTTCTGGGCATAGTACCTTCATTACGAGCGATTCGGATGCATGAGGCGCTATAG
- a CDS encoding class I SAM-dependent methyltransferase has translation MKENKYNNQAFFFKYAQMSRSKEGLSGAGEWTELQKILPDFQNKKVLDLGCGYGWHCKYATEHGASYVLGTDISSKMLEIAKNKNFDSKINYQCIAMEDLKLAPDSFDVVLSSLALHYIEDITTLFSHIYEWLAVGGEFVFSVEHPIFTASGHQDWIYNEKGEISHYPVDKYYYEGKREVFFLGEAVTKYHRTLTTYINTLLQLGFELQYVIEPRPPKNMLHLEGMQDELRRPMMLLLSVKKV, from the coding sequence ATGAAAGAAAATAAATACAATAATCAAGCCTTCTTTTTTAAATATGCACAAATGTCGCGTTCAAAAGAAGGTCTAAGCGGAGCAGGAGAATGGACAGAGTTACAAAAGATTCTACCAGATTTTCAAAATAAAAAGGTACTGGATCTTGGATGTGGCTATGGCTGGCATTGTAAGTATGCAACCGAACATGGCGCAAGCTATGTGTTAGGCACCGACATATCAAGTAAAATGTTGGAAATTGCTAAGAATAAAAATTTTGACTCTAAAATTAATTATCAATGTATTGCAATGGAAGATTTAAAACTTGCACCTGATTCTTTTGATGTGGTGCTAAGTTCCTTAGCTTTACATTATATTGAGGATATAACTACTCTTTTTTCTCATATCTACGAGTGGCTAGCCGTAGGAGGTGAGTTTGTCTTTTCTGTTGAACATCCAATTTTTACAGCCTCTGGACATCAGGATTGGATTTATAATGAAAAGGGTGAAATCTCACATTATCCTGTAGACAAGTATTACTATGAAGGAAAACGTGAAGTTTTCTTCTTAGGTGAGGCTGTTACTAAATACCACCGTACTTTGACTACTTATATCAATACCTTACTTCAGTTGGGCTTTGAACTCCAATATGTGATTGAGCCTCGACCGCCTAAAAATATGCTTCATTTAGAAGGAATGCAGGATGAACTAAGACGTCCAATGATGCTGCTCCTCTCTGTCAAAAAGGTATAG
- a CDS encoding cation:proton antiporter, protein MSAVSFIAVMMVAVIVANIIKEFFPKISETFILIGVGILLSFLPEFRHFELEPEFFMMLIIAPLMFYEGSKTSLKEVRKNFRGIFFLSITLAVVTVLFVAALMNNIMGSWVFPLAICFAAIVTPTDAVAVKSIIAGKKMPEGVNEAVEFESLFNDATGLVLLSLGLSVLESGHFSIWEGLGQFAFVSIGGTLIGLVVGAFLVRIRTAINLRATRPEATIIPISILTPFFLYLLAEHLGTSGILAVVAAGLIHNFEGDMLKLTSTNVQLTNNTIWDILSDILNNFVFILLGVSLFGIWEIFRTLGWRQSIVLFFISILVYFLMLFIRKFWTNQRGNRSIQHFFSNDKAERSKDSSIFALSGAHGTMTLAMAFSLPINATILSSENREIIITMAAIVILLSLIVPTFVLPKFLPELTASSSDDIDHIRNDMVDYAILHMAQVVQDSKMRSSLTKQLQSQKGLQIPDHNKSRQLMEDIVAWQETLLDTEMVQAQFSPTVIDYFRIYLENSSKRSTSKKIRRLFTRRKRVRKFDPDKMQELALTRNELGHLEDLLYQQTMEKLDRLEKERLENKVIDFSDIEEIKRVFENRHSRIRNEIQEETVIPNELLIEAFQLEYQFILDQVKAGIISKETSNKLFKEINNAQVLQLQSQ, encoded by the coding sequence ATGTCAGCAGTAAGCTTTATAGCTGTGATGATGGTAGCGGTCATTGTCGCAAATATAATTAAAGAATTTTTCCCAAAAATATCCGAAACTTTTATCCTGATTGGAGTTGGTATCTTATTAAGTTTTCTGCCGGAATTTCGGCACTTTGAGTTAGAACCTGAATTCTTTATGATGCTTATCATTGCTCCGCTCATGTTCTATGAGGGAAGCAAGACTTCATTAAAAGAGGTAAGGAAAAATTTTAGAGGCATTTTTTTCCTGTCGATAACTTTAGCAGTAGTTACTGTACTTTTTGTTGCAGCCTTAATGAACAATATCATGGGAAGCTGGGTCTTTCCTCTGGCAATATGTTTTGCAGCGATTGTTACACCTACCGATGCTGTTGCAGTTAAGTCCATTATAGCGGGCAAAAAAATGCCCGAAGGGGTTAATGAGGCTGTGGAGTTTGAATCTCTATTTAATGATGCGACAGGTCTTGTTTTACTAAGTTTAGGTCTATCTGTTTTAGAAAGTGGGCATTTCAGTATCTGGGAGGGACTTGGGCAGTTTGCCTTTGTGTCTATTGGGGGAACCCTTATTGGTTTAGTAGTTGGTGCATTTTTAGTACGTATTAGAACTGCGATCAATCTCCGTGCGACACGTCCCGAAGCAACAATCATTCCTATCTCAATTTTGACACCTTTCTTTCTATATCTGTTAGCTGAACATTTGGGCACTTCAGGAATCTTAGCAGTCGTTGCTGCTGGATTGATTCATAACTTTGAAGGTGATATGCTTAAGCTTACTTCAACGAATGTTCAATTAACAAATAACACGATTTGGGATATACTAAGTGATATTCTCAATAACTTCGTGTTTATCCTTCTAGGGGTGAGTTTATTTGGAATCTGGGAAATCTTTAGAACCCTTGGCTGGCGTCAATCGATAGTGCTCTTCTTTATCAGTATTTTAGTCTATTTTCTTATGTTATTTATTCGTAAATTTTGGACTAATCAAAGAGGAAATCGGTCAATACAACACTTTTTTTCTAATGATAAAGCAGAACGCAGCAAGGATTCCAGCATTTTTGCTCTCTCGGGAGCACATGGAACGATGACCCTAGCCATGGCTTTCTCTTTACCAATTAATGCTACTATTTTAAGTAGCGAAAACAGAGAAATTATAATTACGATGGCGGCTATTGTTATCCTCCTTAGTCTTATTGTACCAACCTTTGTTCTTCCAAAATTTTTGCCAGAACTTACGGCATCAAGTTCAGATGATATTGACCACATTCGAAATGATATGGTTGACTATGCCATTTTACATATGGCGCAAGTAGTTCAAGACAGCAAGATGCGTAGCAGTCTCACAAAGCAGTTGCAGTCTCAAAAAGGGTTACAAATTCCTGATCACAATAAGAGCAGACAGCTGATGGAAGATATAGTAGCTTGGCAAGAAACTTTACTTGATACCGAGATGGTTCAAGCACAATTTTCTCCAACCGTTATTGATTACTTTAGGATCTATTTGGAAAATAGTAGCAAGCGTTCAACCAGTAAAAAAATAAGACGTCTTTTTACAAGACGAAAACGTGTAAGAAAATTCGATCCCGATAAAATGCAAGAACTTGCCCTGACAAGGAATGAGCTAGGGCACTTAGAAGATTTACTTTACCAACAAACTATGGAAAAACTGGATAGACTTGAAAAAGAACGTTTAGAGAATAAGGTAATTGATTTTAGCGATATTGAGGAAATTAAGCGCGTTTTTGAAAATAGACATTCTCGTATTCGTAATGAAATCCAAGAGGAAACAGTCATTCCTAATGAGTTACTCATAGAAGCCTTTCAACTTGAATATCAATTTATCTTGGATCAAGTCAAAGCAGGTATTATTTCTAAAGAAACAAGCAATAAACTTTTTAAAGAAATTAATAATGCCCAAGTTTTACAATTACAGAGTCAATAA
- a CDS encoding TIGR00266 family protein codes for MEYQLSSTSAFPLVHVSLKNNEEIQIESGSMVYHNPSITLEGKMNSNGKGGLGGALKALGRSMTSGESFFITKVKSSSPNGQITLAPATAGTVKELNIGQEQWRLNTGAFLASDGDVHYTMERQKLSGAILGGTGGLFVMETQGNGRMLINGYGDIVEIVLDGSEEYIVDNHHVLAWSKTLDYSIEVASGTFGFKTGEGLVNKFRGRGTVLIQSRNIEALAKSIIPFLPSNG; via the coding sequence ATGGAATATCAATTGAGCTCAACTTCGGCATTTCCTTTAGTCCATGTTTCATTAAAAAATAATGAAGAAATCCAGATTGAATCTGGGTCAATGGTTTATCATAATCCATCAATCACGTTAGAAGGAAAGATGAACAGCAATGGCAAAGGCGGCTTGGGTGGTGCCTTAAAAGCTCTTGGACGTTCTATGACAAGTGGGGAAAGTTTCTTTATCACAAAGGTTAAGTCAAGTAGTCCTAACGGTCAAATCACTTTGGCACCAGCAACTGCAGGAACTGTAAAAGAGCTGAACATCGGCCAAGAGCAGTGGCGTCTAAATACTGGTGCCTTTCTTGCAAGTGATGGTGACGTACATTATACAATGGAGCGCCAAAAATTAAGTGGAGCTATTCTCGGTGGTACTGGTGGCCTTTTTGTTATGGAAACGCAAGGAAACGGACGTATGCTCATCAATGGCTATGGCGATATTGTAGAAATTGTCTTAGATGGTTCAGAAGAATATATCGTTGATAACCATCATGTACTTGCATGGAGTAAAACCCTTGATTATTCGATTGAAGTAGCATCGGGAACTTTTGGATTTAAAACAGGTGAAGGATTAGTTAACAAGTTCAGAGGACGTGGTACGGTGTTAATTCAGAGTCGTAATATTGAAGCCTTGGCAAAATCAATTATTCCTTTTCTTCCAAGTAACGGTTAA